TAGAAAGGTAAGTTTTCTGGGCAATTTGTGTATAGGTGCAATTGAAAGTTGATTATTTGTGGTTTCAACGGGCTATCACCATAAGGACTGTCTGAATGGGATAACAGTCGCGAGAAATTTGTCACAGTAGACCCcttctttcctgtttttttagaagaggGAGGGAGGGGAGAGAGGGGAAAATTAGGAACATTATTCAGATAAATACTCCTATCAGTGTCCGAAGGTTAAAGTCATGAATCTTTTGTTAATTTGGTCGCCGCAACGTTGTTCTCTTCTAGTGCCAAAACGTTTTCCGAACTTTCCAGTTCTGGTTTTTCCAGTTAACGTTCATTCTATTGTTGTGCCTTATCTCAACAGGACTACTTAGTCCCTGTTTCTTCAAACGCTGACAAGAGCTGTGCACAAACATGGCGATGACTCACTGCATACTTACGCGATATTTATTTCCTGAGAGCTGTCATTCCAGACCGAGTTCCTCGTTGGCCACACAGGGCATGGATGTCAGCAAGTGGCCTATGATCTgaagaacaaaatttccaTTGCGTATGTCAGCAACGGCTTGAAGACAGGTCTATACAACTTGTGCAGAACTTACAGTAGGCTGCAAGACGCTGTATACGACATCGTAGAATCGAAACTCAGCAACCAGGCAAACGTTTTATAGCTCTTCTTTCTAATCTTCCAGTGTTGTACATACGTATTCTCGAAAATGACTGTCGTTGCGACGAAATTTCCTCGGTCAAGCGTAGGATGTTCTGTGTTTAACGATTGCTTAAAGTCTCTGTTAATACAATTCATTGTGAACGATTCTATACATTTTACTCTCCTCAACATTTGACTTCCATGTATAAAGACTAATGTTGCACGAGGATATTACTGCGCTAgaattgtttttgattttcttacttttttgagGAGGATATAAAATTGAAGCTTTTTCTCGTTCCGCGTGCGCTTGACTTTACAGTGCCATAACTCTTTATCCTGCATGTCATGGCTCATTATGTGCTCTTgtgaattttcgttttttatatGCATTTCATACTTGCCCTATTAAGACAATGAAGTCAGTGACCACGTATTTTTCCTAAGGGATTTGCTAGTACTATGTTCCCCAGGAAAATACTGCAATTACACTTCAAGTATTTCCCTGCTTGGCTAAAGTCATAAGTTCTCCCGGCTATTGTTTATTCGATGCTCGATTTCTGTCATTTCTAACCTGAAACCTAAAACGTGCTAACCTGAAACGACgtgaatatcatcatcatactgataaatATAAAAGTTCTGCGGAGCCGCAtgtacgagtctgattgctgccTGCTCGTTATGGCCCTGCTTATACTAAATCAGGCATTCGTGTGTACGTTCTGGGCGGCGGATGCAATCAAAATTAGGCGGAAGTTACCCAGATATTCCAGAAAGATGTCATTGTCCAGTACACTGCCAAAGCCCAACCTAAATTGATCAGATACCTAGCCGGAGCAAAAACTTGATAGCAACTTGATAGCTTACAACACTCCTTCGAGACCAAAATAATATATGACgtaatttgaaagtattactcgaagtataggtattcttcctgttttccccaacagctatcacagaatgatgtttaacataaaatgacatgaacgacatcatcgtactgataaggttcctcgtcagatcatgtaaactgttggctactattcaagcagccggtttcattcgtgtttccacgttctgaggaaggcatgttgccaacctgaggcaaatgTGCAAGGAAATACACGCACGGAGAAGTCGTGAGGGTGTAAAAAAACGCGCTCAGAGGCCACAGGTATggaacggttgcaacgtcccatttacaaTTGCAACATGCACACGAAATTACTGCGCGATAATACTGCACAATGGCACAACAATTCCGCGCCGTTGGACCCATCACATCCCACTTcgacgctgtgggacccgtcgcgccccATTTTACCCATCTACGACGTTGGCGCACAAATTCGACGACGtcggatccgtcgcacccacttTACGTACACacttttttcataataaaGTACTAATTATCCAATTTTGAGGTTTGCTTTCACTGCCCGGGCAGAGCTATAGCTGTGGTCGTGTCGTGGCAAAATTAATCGGAAGACCAGCGTGGTTACGAATCTAGCGAGCACCGAATCATTACAAGACCTTTTATCAGAGAAATGCAGTTATATCGCACAGAAAAACTTGGAAGTGCTCTAAGAATCCGATCCAGATTTTTCTGCACAAATGCATAACATCTCATCCATCTATTCTCTTACAAAACATCCTTGactacagtttttttaaaatcttttcttaACTACATTATAAAATCTTAGGAACTTCAGCTGTGAAACCATGTTTTACCGAGTACAAAACcaaaagttattttttaagaCGAAAGAGAGAATTTAAAGAAGATTAAtgtgatttgatttgatgttTGTTTCTTGCTGTTTACTTACTTGGATACCTGGCTACTtggatggcccgtcttcactagACGTGCGgaccccagcatctcttccactcgtttcctttcctttctgcCGTTGTCATACAAGAtattctcaagtttcgtgggtgacgttgacgaggtccttgagccgctACACCGATGGatcagctgagctctcagctggtccatccgtgtagcgaacacgtcaccctgccccgttggcggtctccctcgagggcgtttaacatctcttgggatccactctaacgTTCTTtcagtccatctatcgtcgattcttctcataatgtgaccggcccatctatgctttgctttctatatatatatatatatatatatatatatatatatatatatatatatatatatatatatatatatatatatatatatatcttctGAAATTTAACCAGCgtacagtattgcattcgtttctacgctgtagaaggttttctcatagtcgaaGAAGGTTAGGAGAAGAGACAGGCgatattcccggcaaacctctatgaccctcgactcGGTCTGGATGTgctccaagcagctgaacccctggcggaatccagcttgttcttgaggctgtgcttcatccagcgtcctagatatgcgcgtgaggatgatcttggtgaatactttgtataacacgctcagcaagcatatcggacggtagttccgaaggtcctctcggtcacctttcttatgtataagaacggttcgcgaggtcttccactggtctgggatcctttctttctgaaggtaagatgtcatgtgcgctgctaagattacatgaagcggatggccaccagcccgaagaaagtctgctgatataaaatcaggtcgggggctgtgccaggttccATGCTCTTggtagcgactcgtacttccgaagggagaatccgtagtggagcttcgccagtggggatgattggacttgacacaggagttgatgaacggaaaaggttcgagtagaacctctccgtaatgatttccatctcacgaggagaa
This is a stretch of genomic DNA from Necator americanus strain Aroian chromosome II, whole genome shotgun sequence. It encodes these proteins:
- a CDS encoding hypothetical protein (NECATOR_CHRII.G7102.T1) produces the protein MSLKKCRRDLREYNIPLATLLSEDGTRTSSPREMEIITERFYSNLFRSSTPVSSPIIPTGEAPLRILPSEVRVATKSMEPGTAPDLILYQQTFFGLVAIRFM
- a CDS encoding hypothetical protein (NECATOR_CHRII.G7100.T1), which gives rise to MRRIDDRWTERTLEWIPRDVKRPRGRPPTGQGDVFATRMDQLRAQLIHRCSGSRTSSTSPTKLENILYDNGRKERKRVEEMLGSARLVKTGHPSSQVSK
- a CDS encoding hypothetical protein (NECATOR_CHRII.G7101.T1), producing MTSYLQKERIPDQWKTSRTVLIHKKGDREDLRNYRPICLLSVLYKVFTKIILTRISRTLDEAQPQEQAGFRQGFSCLEHIQTESRVIEVCREYRLSLLLTFFDYEKTFYSVETNAILYAG